Proteins encoded by one window of Mesorhizobium sp. INR15:
- a CDS encoding glutamate--cysteine ligase: MARDTTDFRPIENIDELVEHLAEGNKPRDKWRIGTEHEKFPFYVDGNAPVPYGGERGIRAILEGMQYKLGWDPIMDAGRIIGLVEPTGQGAISLEPGGQFELSGAPLETIHQTCREGNAHLAQVREIAEPMGIRFLGLGGSPKWSLAETPKMPKSRYEIMTRYMPKVGTKGLDMMYRTCTIQVNLDFESEADMRRKMQVSLKLQPLSTALFANSPFTESKPNGLQSWRGDIWRDTDNQRSGLLEFCFSPEFGFADYVEWALDVPMYFVIRDGHYHDMTHITFRQFMAGAARNEVPDGLPTMGDWANHLSTLFPDVRLKRFLEMRGADGGPWRRICALPAFWVGLLYDEAALDAAEALTSSWSYAEVLAMRNAVPEQGISAPFRNTTLREIARDVMTISRMGLKNRGRKNRDGYDETSFLNTLDEVVARGTTSAEEMLSAYHTRWGGSIEPVFMEYAY, translated from the coding sequence ATGGCGCGCGACACAACCGATTTCCGGCCCATCGAAAACATCGACGAACTCGTCGAGCACCTGGCCGAAGGCAACAAGCCGCGCGACAAGTGGCGCATCGGTACCGAGCACGAGAAATTCCCGTTCTATGTCGACGGCAACGCGCCGGTGCCCTATGGCGGCGAGCGTGGCATCCGCGCCATCCTCGAAGGCATGCAGTACAAGCTCGGCTGGGATCCGATCATGGACGCCGGCCGCATCATCGGCCTGGTCGAACCGACCGGCCAGGGCGCGATTTCGCTCGAGCCCGGCGGCCAGTTCGAATTGTCCGGCGCACCGCTGGAAACGATCCACCAGACCTGCCGCGAAGGCAATGCCCACCTGGCTCAGGTGCGTGAGATCGCCGAGCCCATGGGCATCCGCTTCCTCGGCCTTGGCGGCAGCCCGAAATGGTCGCTGGCCGAGACGCCGAAGATGCCGAAATCCCGCTACGAGATCATGACGCGCTATATGCCCAAGGTCGGCACCAAGGGCCTCGACATGATGTACCGCACCTGCACCATCCAGGTTAACCTCGACTTCGAGAGCGAAGCCGACATGCGCCGCAAGATGCAGGTTTCGCTGAAGCTGCAGCCGCTGTCGACGGCGCTGTTCGCCAATTCCCCTTTCACCGAGAGCAAGCCGAACGGGTTGCAGAGCTGGCGCGGCGACATCTGGCGCGACACCGACAACCAGCGGTCCGGCCTGCTTGAGTTCTGCTTCTCGCCCGAGTTCGGCTTTGCAGACTACGTCGAATGGGCGCTCGACGTGCCGATGTATTTCGTCATCCGCGACGGCCACTACCATGACATGACGCACATCACCTTCCGCCAGTTCATGGCCGGTGCGGCCCGTAATGAAGTGCCTGATGGGCTGCCGACCATGGGTGACTGGGCGAACCACCTGTCGACGCTGTTTCCGGATGTCCGGCTGAAGCGCTTCCTTGAAATGCGCGGCGCCGACGGCGGACCCTGGCGCCGGATTTGCGCATTGCCGGCGTTCTGGGTCGGCCTGCTCTATGACGAGGCGGCCCTCGACGCCGCCGAGGCGCTGACGTCGAGCTGGAGCTACGCGGAAGTGCTGGCGATGCGCAATGCGGTGCCCGAACAAGGTATTTCGGCGCCGTTCCGCAACACGACGCTGCGCGAGATTGCCCGTGACGTGATGACCATTTCGCGCATGGGGCTGAAGAATCGCGGCCGCAAGAACCGCGACGGCTACGACGAGACCTCATTCCTCAACACGCTTGACGAAGTCGTCGCACGTGGCACCACCAGCGCCGAGGAAATGCTCTCCGCCTACCACACGCGCTGGGGCGGTTCGATCGAGCCGGTGTTCATGGAATATGCCTACTAA
- a CDS encoding type 1 glutamine amidotransferase gives MRVLVVQNFDNTGLGQVGAALQEAGADLDVRLPYKGDPLPDDAAGHDAMVVLGGGQNALADDDYPYFPALLELTRDFADKDRSVLGICLGSQLVARAFGGENKIGAANEFGWHGVSLTPDAKSDAVLGKLPEKFPIFQWHDDTFVLPENAVRLAGNETAENQAFRVGRAVYGFQFHFEADRPLVKDWSSSFAPTIAARHPDWAGKLDGEMARNGPAADAAGLAIARAWVATI, from the coding sequence ATGCGGGTGCTGGTGGTCCAGAACTTCGACAATACCGGCCTCGGCCAGGTCGGTGCGGCACTTCAGGAAGCGGGGGCCGATCTCGATGTGCGCCTGCCCTACAAGGGTGATCCGCTGCCGGATGACGCGGCCGGGCATGATGCGATGGTGGTGCTCGGCGGCGGCCAGAATGCGCTCGCCGACGATGACTACCCCTATTTTCCCGCCTTGCTCGAACTGACCCGCGATTTCGCCGACAAGGACCGCTCGGTTCTCGGCATCTGCCTCGGCAGCCAGCTCGTAGCCCGCGCTTTCGGTGGCGAGAACAAGATTGGCGCCGCCAATGAATTCGGCTGGCATGGTGTTTCCCTGACACCGGACGCCAAATCCGATGCTGTTCTGGGCAAGCTTCCCGAAAAATTCCCGATCTTCCAGTGGCATGACGACACGTTTGTGCTGCCTGAGAATGCGGTGCGGCTCGCCGGCAATGAAACAGCGGAGAACCAGGCGTTTCGTGTTGGCCGCGCCGTCTATGGTTTCCAGTTTCATTTCGAGGCCGACCGGCCATTGGTGAAGGACTGGAGTTCGTCCTTCGCTCCCACCATCGCGGCGCGCCATCCCGACTGGGCCGGCAAGCTGGATGGCGAAATGGCCCGCAACGGACCTGCCGCCGATGCCGCAGGCCTGGCCATTGCCCGCGCCTGGGTGGCAACAATCTAG
- a CDS encoding metallophosphoesterase, whose amino-acid sequence MAEPGIHFLDAQGPEGVRLYAIGDVHGRLDLLAAMHSQIMAEIERDQPFDWRVIHLGDYVDRGPDSKGVIDFLIEARKRDPRHLMLAGNHDIGFLDFLKTPAPDGLFVRFGGIQTAQSYGVAITEGASAWFGKAEAAVRKGHTALVEAVPRSHVAFLRSLPFSLTLGDFFFCHAGIKPGVALERQSMQDLIWIRDVFHNHPGLFPKIIVHGHTPVAEAEVMANRVNVDTLAWQSGILTALVVDGSDKRILTMTGKGA is encoded by the coding sequence TTGGCAGAACCGGGTATCCATTTTCTTGACGCGCAGGGACCTGAAGGCGTGCGTCTCTACGCGATAGGCGACGTGCATGGACGGCTCGACCTGCTGGCCGCCATGCACAGCCAGATCATGGCGGAGATCGAGCGTGACCAGCCTTTCGACTGGCGCGTCATCCATCTCGGCGACTATGTCGATCGCGGGCCGGACTCCAAGGGCGTCATCGATTTCCTGATCGAGGCACGCAAGCGCGACCCACGCCATTTGATGCTGGCCGGCAATCACGACATCGGCTTTCTCGACTTTCTCAAAACGCCTGCTCCGGACGGACTTTTTGTCCGCTTCGGCGGCATCCAGACGGCGCAATCCTACGGCGTGGCGATCACTGAAGGCGCCAGCGCCTGGTTTGGCAAGGCCGAGGCGGCCGTGCGGAAGGGACATACGGCGCTGGTCGAGGCAGTGCCGCGAAGCCATGTCGCCTTCCTGCGGTCGCTGCCATTCTCACTGACGCTGGGCGATTTCTTCTTCTGTCACGCCGGCATCAAGCCGGGCGTTGCGCTGGAAAGACAGAGTATGCAGGACCTGATCTGGATCCGCGATGTCTTCCACAACCATCCGGGGCTGTTTCCAAAAATCATCGTGCACGGCCACACGCCGGTGGCCGAGGCCGAGGTGATGGCCAACCGGGTCAATGTCGACACGCTTGCCTGGCAGTCAGGAATTCTCACTGCGCTCGTCGTGGACGGCTCGGATAAACGTATTCTGACAATGACGGGAAAGGGAGCCTAG
- a CDS encoding sigma-70 family RNA polymerase sigma factor yields MNTDEFEDRLKAMRPRLHRYCARMTGSVVDGEDILQDTLVKALRARAQGDVVENLEGWMFRIAHNTSLDFLRDRSRNTVVPLTEDIETAPMSDADVVAIGFQTFLRLPELQRCAVILKDVLGHSVDEIASIAECSPAAAKSALQRGRVALRQFALAHDDTRLPLMSDAARQEIAAYVHLFRTGDFDAIRAMLADDVKLDLVNRLKWEGRDKIAPYFTRYAEETKWRFALGAVEGRPAMLVFDSGAMEKPAHFVLVDWRKDRIAAIRDFLFAPYALESVDWVRLG; encoded by the coding sequence ATGAATACGGACGAATTCGAGGATCGCCTGAAAGCGATGCGGCCACGCCTTCATCGCTACTGCGCGCGCATGACCGGATCAGTGGTCGATGGCGAGGACATATTGCAGGATACCCTGGTCAAGGCGCTTCGCGCCCGAGCCCAGGGCGATGTGGTGGAAAATCTCGAGGGGTGGATGTTTCGCATCGCCCACAACACGAGCCTTGATTTCTTGCGCGACAGGTCCCGCAACACGGTCGTTCCGCTTACCGAAGACATCGAAACAGCGCCTATGTCGGATGCGGATGTCGTCGCGATCGGCTTTCAGACGTTTCTGCGCCTGCCTGAACTTCAGCGTTGTGCGGTGATCCTCAAGGATGTCCTGGGTCATTCAGTCGACGAGATCGCGAGCATCGCCGAATGCTCGCCGGCAGCCGCCAAATCGGCGCTTCAGCGCGGGCGCGTGGCGCTGCGGCAGTTCGCCTTGGCGCATGACGACACCCGGTTGCCGCTGATGTCCGATGCGGCGCGACAAGAGATTGCCGCTTACGTCCACTTGTTTCGGACCGGCGATTTCGATGCGATCCGCGCCATGCTCGCCGACGACGTGAAGCTTGATCTGGTAAACCGGCTCAAATGGGAAGGGCGCGACAAGATCGCCCCCTATTTCACGCGCTATGCCGAAGAAACGAAATGGCGGTTCGCTCTCGGCGCGGTCGAAGGCCGTCCAGCCATGCTGGTTTTCGACAGCGGCGCCATGGAGAAGCCAGCGCACTTCGTTCTGGTCGATTGGCGCAAGGACCGGATCGCGGCGATCCGCGATTTTCTATTCGCCCCCTATGCGCTCGAATCGGTGGATTGGGTGCGATTGGGCTAA
- a CDS encoding putative quinol monooxygenase produces MSGESIILINLLKVKPGKQDALIELLKQNTDTVIRTLPGWKATRLIAANDGTGVVIYSEWETAAAVEAMRGDPRMKAYFPKIIELGSLDSIVGTNVEMFGNRAA; encoded by the coding sequence ATGTCCGGCGAATCCATCATTCTGATCAATCTGTTGAAGGTCAAACCCGGCAAGCAGGATGCGCTGATCGAGCTCTTGAAGCAGAACACCGATACGGTGATCCGCACGCTCCCCGGCTGGAAGGCGACCCGGCTGATCGCTGCAAACGACGGCACCGGTGTCGTCATCTACTCCGAGTGGGAGACCGCCGCGGCTGTCGAGGCGATGCGCGGCGATCCACGGATGAAGGCCTATTTCCCGAAGATCATTGAGTTGGGGAGCCTGGACTCGATTGTCGGCACGAACGTTGAAATGTTCGGCAACAGGGCAGCTTGA
- a CDS encoding 16S rRNA (uracil(1498)-N(3))-methyltransferase: MRANYKMQRLFVPDDLGSDLEFELGQQQSHYLMHVLRLGEGAEVLLFNGRDGEWSAAITAKSKKAVKLGVLARQRPQPPLPDLVYCFAPLKQGRLDYLMQKAVEMGAGVLQPVITQHTQVAKPPIDRLRANVVEAAEQCGILTVPEVREAEKFDRLLAGWDKDRRLIFCDEDASTNNPLPALQAVQEKKLALLVGPEGGFSDEERKMLRALPFVTAIPLGQRILRADTAAVAALAVIQATIGDW, from the coding sequence ATGCGCGCCAATTACAAGATGCAACGGCTGTTCGTACCCGATGATCTCGGGTCAGATCTCGAATTCGAGCTTGGCCAGCAGCAAAGCCACTACCTGATGCATGTGCTTCGGCTTGGCGAAGGCGCTGAAGTGCTGTTGTTCAACGGCCGCGATGGCGAATGGTCGGCGGCCATCACCGCAAAATCCAAGAAGGCGGTGAAGCTTGGCGTTCTGGCGCGGCAAAGACCGCAGCCGCCATTGCCCGACCTTGTCTATTGTTTCGCGCCACTGAAGCAGGGACGGCTCGACTATCTCATGCAGAAGGCGGTGGAAATGGGCGCCGGTGTCCTGCAGCCGGTCATCACCCAGCACACGCAAGTGGCGAAGCCTCCCATCGATCGCCTGCGCGCCAATGTCGTCGAGGCCGCCGAACAATGCGGCATCCTGACGGTACCGGAGGTGCGCGAAGCGGAGAAGTTCGATCGGCTGCTCGCCGGTTGGGACAAGGACCGGCGGCTGATCTTCTGCGACGAGGACGCTTCAACCAACAATCCCCTGCCCGCGTTGCAGGCGGTGCAAGAGAAGAAGCTTGCGCTGCTGGTCGGGCCCGAAGGCGGCTTTTCCGACGAGGAGCGCAAGATGCTGCGCGCTTTGCCGTTCGTGACAGCCATCCCGCTCGGTCAACGCATCCTGCGCGCCGACACGGCGGCGGTGGCGGCGCTGGCGGTCATACAGGCAACAATCGGAGACTGGTGA
- a CDS encoding FadR/GntR family transcriptional regulator, producing MSDIFSRIEHSRTADEVVQQIESLILEGVLRTGDRLPGERELARQFDVSRPILRDALKALEGRGLLTTRPGGGTHVTDVTGQLFTKPVTDLISMHRKAVTDYLEYRREIEGIAAEYAARRATPDDLALLDQIMARMDEADRTGDFDDEAEIDVEFHHAICECAHNIILLHTLRSCYRLLSEGVFQNRLLVFSVPGAREALLAQHRAIHAAVKAGDPAAARQAAMDHITYVERSMAEAERSGDWQRVSRLRLKQRVDDTEPARKRS from the coding sequence TTGAGCGACATTTTTTCCAGGATCGAGCATTCGCGCACCGCCGACGAAGTGGTGCAGCAAATCGAGAGCCTCATTCTCGAGGGTGTCCTGCGCACAGGCGACCGGCTGCCCGGCGAGCGCGAACTGGCACGCCAGTTCGACGTGTCGCGGCCGATCCTGCGCGATGCACTGAAGGCGCTCGAAGGGCGCGGCTTGTTAACGACGCGGCCAGGTGGCGGCACCCATGTGACCGACGTCACCGGCCAATTATTCACCAAGCCAGTGACGGACCTGATCTCGATGCACCGCAAGGCGGTGACCGACTATCTGGAATACCGCCGCGAGATCGAGGGGATCGCTGCCGAATATGCCGCGCGGCGCGCCACGCCTGATGATCTCGCACTGCTCGACCAGATCATGGCGCGGATGGACGAAGCGGACCGGACCGGCGACTTTGACGACGAGGCCGAGATCGACGTCGAGTTCCATCACGCGATCTGCGAATGCGCGCACAACATCATCCTTCTGCACACGCTGCGCTCCTGCTATCGGCTGTTGTCGGAAGGCGTGTTCCAGAACCGGCTGCTGGTGTTCAGTGTGCCCGGCGCACGCGAGGCGCTTTTGGCGCAGCACCGCGCCATCCATGCGGCGGTCAAGGCCGGTGACCCGGCCGCGGCACGGCAGGCGGCGATGGACCACATCACTTACGTCGAACGATCGATGGCCGAGGCCGAACGCAGCGGCGACTGGCAGCGCGTGTCTCGGCTCAGGCTGAAGCAGCGTGTCGATGATACCGAACCCGCACGCAAACGCTCCTAA
- a CDS encoding alpha/beta fold hydrolase gives MSATKAAFVLVHGGWHNHSAWDRVTPMLEAQGFAALTLDLPGAGANAIAPKSLSRRPFDPAAFAAERSPIAGVTQEERTRAVVALVREAASRCDGKVILVGHSAGGMTISAVAEQVPDLLLAVVYLAGFLVPNGVPLLAMLMHETMSSALSPGLFVGDPVAIGATRINAGPADDDYRSLLKASFYADVPEAEFAQAAAQLHCDESNAGALALSEITPERFGTVPRHYIRCAQDRAVPLTGQDHMIATVDGTIGGKTITHTLESSHSPFLSQPAALSKILIDIWAKSLAEQSAEAP, from the coding sequence ATGTCGGCAACCAAAGCAGCCTTTGTCCTGGTCCACGGCGGCTGGCACAACCATTCGGCGTGGGACAGGGTTACCCCAATGCTTGAGGCCCAGGGCTTCGCGGCCCTGACCCTCGACCTCCCCGGCGCCGGGGCAAATGCGATAGCACCGAAGTCGCTCAGCCGCCGCCCATTCGACCCGGCCGCTTTCGCCGCCGAGCGGTCACCCATAGCCGGCGTTACGCAGGAAGAGCGGACGCGAGCGGTGGTTGCGTTGGTAAGAGAAGCCGCGTCACGCTGCGATGGCAAGGTCATTCTGGTCGGGCATTCGGCCGGCGGGATGACGATTTCGGCGGTTGCGGAGCAGGTTCCGGACCTGCTCCTCGCGGTCGTATATCTTGCCGGGTTCCTGGTGCCGAACGGCGTGCCGTTGCTCGCGATGCTCATGCATGAAACCATGTCTTCAGCGCTGTCGCCCGGACTGTTCGTGGGAGACCCCGTCGCCATCGGCGCGACAAGGATCAACGCCGGCCCGGCTGACGATGACTACAGATCGCTACTCAAAGCCTCGTTCTACGCGGATGTGCCCGAGGCAGAATTCGCGCAGGCGGCGGCGCAGCTTCATTGCGACGAATCGAACGCCGGAGCCTTGGCTCTATCGGAAATCACGCCTGAGCGGTTTGGCACCGTGCCGCGCCACTATATCCGCTGCGCACAGGATCGCGCGGTTCCATTGACCGGTCAGGATCATATGATCGCGACAGTCGACGGTACCATCGGCGGCAAGACAATTACCCACACATTGGAAAGCAGCCACTCGCCATTTCTGTCGCAGCCGGCGGCTCTGTCGAAGATTCTCATCGACATTTGGGCAAAATCCCTGGCGGAACAAAGCGCGGAAGCACCTTAG
- a CDS encoding DUF1127 domain-containing protein — MTTFDFATETSRITSRPAVATRVANTVSNFYRALKNRRAFYRLGDMSDAELADIGLTRADLHVAIDVPFGRDPTVMLREIASDRVETIEDIARKVA, encoded by the coding sequence ATGACCACGTTTGATTTCGCCACCGAGACCTCGCGCATCACTTCGCGTCCGGCTGTTGCGACGCGCGTGGCCAACACCGTCTCCAATTTCTACCGCGCCTTGAAAAACCGCCGCGCCTTCTATCGCCTTGGCGATATGTCCGACGCCGAACTCGCCGACATCGGGCTTACGCGTGCCGACCTGCACGTCGCCATCGATGTGCCGTTTGGCCGTGATCCGACTGTCATGCTGCGCGAAATCGCCAGCGACCGTGTGGAGACGATCGAGGATATCGCCCGCAAGGTTGCCTGA
- a CDS encoding DUF937 domain-containing protein, with protein sequence MPTLFDMLAQAQNGNGMDALARQFGLSQQQAQAAVAALLPAFSQGLQRNTADPYGLGAFMTAMASGQHAQYFEDATRAFSPQGVDEGNGILGHLFGSKDLSRAIASQAAQASGVSQQILQQMLPAIASMVMGGLFKQTTNQMQAAGGFGGGGNPLGEIIEQMMRQGGGLGGGAAAPQPRQAPQPQNSMDNPFGKVLQDMFGGGAAQPQSQPQQAPDPYGGNPLGKVLQDMFGGGAAQPQGRAQPQQPQSPYGDNPLGKMFEELLRQGGGGGFGSGMPGGQPQPQQPQAPQPHTNPSGRPRNPFDDVFGKMFETGAQQRDDYQKGMESIFDQFKRGMDRR encoded by the coding sequence ATGCCCACCTTGTTCGATATGCTGGCGCAGGCCCAGAACGGCAACGGGATGGATGCGCTCGCCCGCCAGTTTGGCCTTTCGCAGCAACAGGCGCAAGCCGCCGTCGCCGCGCTGCTGCCGGCCTTCTCGCAAGGGCTGCAGCGCAACACCGCGGATCCCTATGGACTAGGCGCCTTCATGACGGCGATGGCGAGTGGCCAGCATGCCCAGTATTTCGAGGACGCGACCCGAGCCTTTTCGCCGCAAGGCGTTGATGAGGGCAATGGCATTCTCGGGCACCTGTTCGGCTCCAAGGACCTGTCGCGCGCGATTGCCAGCCAGGCGGCGCAGGCCAGCGGCGTCAGCCAGCAGATCCTGCAGCAGATGCTTCCGGCCATCGCCTCGATGGTCATGGGTGGGCTGTTCAAGCAGACCACAAATCAGATGCAGGCGGCGGGCGGCTTCGGCGGCGGCGGCAATCCGCTGGGCGAGATCATCGAACAGATGATGCGCCAAGGGGGTGGCCTGGGCGGTGGCGCGGCGGCCCCGCAGCCGCGCCAGGCGCCACAGCCTCAGAACTCGATGGACAATCCGTTTGGCAAGGTGCTGCAGGACATGTTCGGCGGCGGTGCGGCGCAGCCGCAAAGCCAACCACAGCAAGCACCCGACCCCTATGGCGGAAACCCGCTTGGCAAAGTGTTGCAGGATATGTTCGGTGGCGGCGCCGCGCAGCCGCAGGGCCGCGCGCAGCCCCAGCAACCGCAAAGCCCCTACGGCGACAATCCGCTCGGAAAGATGTTCGAGGAACTGCTGCGGCAAGGCGGCGGCGGTGGTTTTGGCAGTGGCATGCCGGGCGGCCAACCGCAACCGCAGCAGCCACAGGCACCGCAACCACATACCAATCCCAGCGGCCGGCCACGAAACCCATTCGACGATGTGTTCGGCAAGATGTTCGAGACCGGCGCACAGCAGCGCGACGATTACCAGAAGGGGATGGAATCGATCTTCGACCAGTTCAAGCGCGGCATGGACCGGCGCTAA
- a CDS encoding alpha-hydroxy acid oxidase — translation MSQILTIADLKDLARRRVPKMFFDYADSGAWTEGTYRANEEDFQKIKFRQRVLVDMSNRSLESTMIGEKVAMPVALAPTGLTGMQHADGEMLAAQAAEEFGVPFTLSTMSICSIEDVASVTKKPFWFQLYVLRDKDFVLDLIDRAKAAKCSALVLTLDLQILGQRHKDVRNGLSAPPKMTLANIADIAMRPRWWMGMASTKRRTFRNIVGHAKGVGDVASLSSWTTEQFDPHLSWKDVAWIKERWGGKLILKGILDKEDALMAAKTGADAIIVSNHGGRQLDGASSSIGVLEEIADAVGDTIEVHMDGGIRSGQDVLKALCLGAKGTYIGRPFLYGLGALGKEGVTKALEIIRKEMDITLALCGKRLVTDMGKDQLRR, via the coding sequence ATGAGCCAGATCCTTACCATCGCCGACCTCAAGGACCTCGCGCGACGGCGCGTGCCGAAAATGTTCTTCGACTATGCCGATTCCGGAGCTTGGACCGAAGGCACCTACCGGGCGAACGAAGAGGATTTCCAGAAGATCAAGTTCCGCCAGCGCGTGCTTGTCGACATGAGCAACCGCTCGCTGGAATCGACCATGATCGGCGAGAAGGTAGCCATGCCGGTGGCATTGGCCCCAACCGGCCTGACCGGCATGCAGCACGCCGATGGCGAAATGCTGGCGGCGCAAGCGGCGGAAGAATTCGGCGTCCCATTCACCCTGTCGACCATGAGCATCTGTTCGATCGAGGATGTCGCCTCGGTGACGAAAAAGCCGTTCTGGTTCCAGCTCTATGTGCTGCGCGACAAGGATTTCGTGCTCGACCTGATCGACCGGGCCAAGGCGGCGAAATGCTCGGCGCTGGTGCTGACACTGGATCTGCAGATCCTCGGCCAGCGCCACAAGGATGTCCGCAACGGCTTGTCGGCGCCGCCCAAGATGACGCTGGCCAACATCGCCGACATTGCAATGCGCCCGCGCTGGTGGATGGGCATGGCTAGCACCAAGCGCCGCACCTTCCGCAACATCGTCGGTCATGCCAAAGGCGTCGGCGACGTTGCTTCGTTGTCCTCGTGGACGACGGAGCAGTTCGATCCGCACCTCTCCTGGAAGGATGTCGCCTGGATCAAGGAACGCTGGGGCGGCAAGCTGATCCTGAAGGGCATTCTGGACAAGGAAGACGCACTGATGGCGGCCAAGACAGGCGCCGACGCAATCATCGTTTCCAACCATGGCGGACGGCAACTCGACGGCGCATCCTCCTCGATTGGCGTGCTGGAAGAGATTGCCGACGCGGTCGGCGACACAATCGAAGTGCACATGGATGGCGGCATCCGCTCCGGCCAGGATGTGCTGAAGGCATTGTGCCTCGGCGCAAAGGGCACCTATATCGGCCGGCCATTTCTCTATGGCCTAGGTGCTCTCGGCAAGGAAGGGGTTACCAAGGCGCTGGAAATCATCCGCAAGGAGATGGACATCACGCTGGCGCTGTGCGGAAAGCGTCTGGTCACCGACATGGGCAAGGACCAGCTTCGGCGCTAA
- a CDS encoding DUF3422 family protein, protein MSDDPSNLEFQPRAKGSVMGFPAHEGRPGALGEVHARPHPLIEKPRVLVQLAFMTEGGSGVDHAVLSELSRRLGIAAPDRQARHHAMKWGKGSLRWERHTEFSTYLWEGPLSESGRAQEDSPFGNGFSPPGTVISGIRLEIRKWTAVSERLIAGFDPTSLCYSLVERGNAAIITDFRQDGDGMTRMLVLDRGLTPARTGALSQRLIDIETYRTLAMLGLPLALTLSGRARRIEDRLAQTTLEMKVAETRDSQTLLADLTELAAELEADAASSLYRFGANRAYDGIVSERLEALEEEAVPGYDTWGGFLQRRVAPAMRTCRSVEERQANLSRKLTRATTLLRTWVDVEVEKQNRDLLASMNNRARLQLRLQQTVEGLSVAAVSYYVVGLIGYVAKGASVFGHTFAPEVVTAASVPVAILLVWWGVRRVRQMHSEPGKHAGE, encoded by the coding sequence GTGTCAGACGACCCGTCCAATCTCGAATTCCAGCCCCGCGCCAAGGGCAGCGTCATGGGTTTCCCCGCGCATGAGGGACGTCCGGGTGCGCTTGGCGAAGTCCATGCCCGCCCGCATCCGCTGATTGAAAAGCCACGCGTCCTGGTCCAGCTCGCCTTCATGACCGAGGGTGGCTCGGGCGTCGACCATGCGGTGCTTTCCGAACTGTCGCGGCGTCTCGGCATTGCCGCGCCTGACCGACAGGCTCGCCACCACGCGATGAAGTGGGGCAAGGGCTCGCTGCGCTGGGAACGGCACACGGAATTCTCCACCTATCTGTGGGAAGGGCCGCTTTCCGAAAGCGGCAGGGCGCAGGAAGACTCGCCCTTCGGCAATGGTTTCTCCCCACCGGGAACCGTCATCTCCGGCATCAGGCTCGAAATTCGCAAGTGGACGGCGGTCAGCGAGCGCCTGATCGCCGGCTTTGACCCCACCAGCCTGTGCTATTCGCTGGTCGAGCGCGGCAATGCCGCCATCATCACCGACTTCCGCCAGGATGGCGACGGCATGACCCGCATGCTGGTGCTCGACCGTGGCCTGACGCCGGCCCGAACCGGCGCACTCTCACAGCGGCTGATCGACATAGAAACCTACCGCACACTGGCCATGCTCGGCCTGCCGCTGGCGCTGACCCTCTCCGGCCGCGCCCGACGGATCGAGGACCGGCTGGCGCAGACAACGCTTGAAATGAAGGTGGCCGAGACCCGCGACAGCCAGACATTGCTGGCCGATCTGACCGAGCTCGCCGCCGAGCTTGAGGCCGATGCGGCGTCCAGCCTTTACCGCTTCGGCGCCAACCGCGCCTATGACGGCATCGTCAGCGAACGGCTGGAGGCGCTCGAGGAAGAGGCGGTGCCCGGCTACGACACCTGGGGCGGCTTTCTGCAGCGCCGTGTCGCGCCGGCCATGCGCACCTGCCGTTCGGTCGAGGAGCGCCAGGCCAACCTGTCGCGCAAGCTGACCCGCGCCACCACGTTGCTGCGCACCTGGGTCGACGTCGAAGTCGAGAAGCAGAACCGCGACCTGCTGGCGTCGATGAACAACCGCGCCCGCCTGCAATTGCGCCTGCAGCAGACTGTGGAAGGCCTGTCTGTCGCCGCCGTCTCCTATTATGTTGTCGGTCTCATCGGCTATGTCGCCAAGGGTGCCTCGGTCTTCGGCCATACCTTCGCGCCGGAAGTCGTGACCGCCGCGTCGGTGCCGGTCGCC